One stretch of Arachis hypogaea cultivar Tifrunner chromosome 20, arahy.Tifrunner.gnm2.J5K5, whole genome shotgun sequence DNA includes these proteins:
- the LOC112784382 gene encoding iron-sulfur cluster assembly protein 1 yields the protein MLRVAAKRLFATPVPSQAVRVLRRFYHERVVDHYNNPRNVGSFDKNDPTVGTGLVGAPACGDVMKLQIKVDEKTGKIVDARFKTFGCGSAIASSSVATEWVKGKRMEEVLSIKNTEIAKHLSLPPVKLHCSMLAEDAIKAAVKDYEAKCAKTNGEETTTIEKVATT from the exons atgctGAGGGTCGCCGCAAAGAGGTTATTCGCGACGCCGGTGCCGTCGCAGGCGGTTAGGGTTCTGCGGCGATTTTACCACGAGAGGGTGGTAGATCACTACAACAACCCACGGAACGTTGGTTCCTTCGACAAGAATGACCCCACCGTGGGAACAGGTCTGGTTGGAGCACCAGCGTGTGGTGACGTCATGAAGCTGCAGATTAAGGTTGACGAGAAGACTGGCAAGATTGTTGATGCTCGCTTCAAGACCTTTGGCTGTGGCTCTGCCATTGCTTCTTCCTCTGTTG CTACTGAATGGGTAAAGGGAAAGCGTATGGAGGAAGTTTTGTCCATTAAGAACAC CGAAATTGCAAAGCATCTTTCACTTCCGCCAGTTAAGCTTCACTGCAGCATGCTTGCTGAAGATGCGATTAAAGCAGCTGTCAAAGACTATGAAGCTAAGTGCGCTAAGACAAACGGAGAGGAAACAACAACCATAGAGAAGGTTGCCACAACTTGA